A genomic window from bacterium includes:
- a CDS encoding SDR family NAD(P)-dependent oxidoreductase, with protein sequence MSTDSNAGRRVLVTGGSSGIGRALCRQLAVDEGCDVLLGARDRARGEEVVASIRSELRGADAARVELVVVDVTSDQSVARAVSTISEPVYALVNNAGTGLAHGVSPSVVVETNLYGPKRMVEAMLGAGLISDRIVNVGSGSGPGYVRRCPSEVQPALCTLPADWAAIEALLEPSPDGRSGFGSEADANGGYGISKALLSLYSLLLARAHPDLVVSCCSPGWIRTRIVGHEGPSKGPEEGTAAIKQCLFGSLEASGWYYGSDGLRSPYHYMRNPGEPEWDGNGPGA encoded by the coding sequence ATGAGCACGGATTCGAACGCAGGACGTCGCGTTCTCGTGACGGGAGGCAGCTCGGGGATCGGACGCGCGCTCTGTCGGCAGCTCGCCGTCGACGAAGGCTGCGACGTCCTGCTCGGCGCGCGGGATCGAGCTCGCGGCGAGGAGGTGGTCGCCTCGATCCGATCGGAGCTGCGGGGGGCCGATGCCGCACGTGTGGAGCTCGTCGTCGTGGACGTCACCAGCGACCAGAGCGTCGCCCGCGCGGTCTCGACGATCTCCGAGCCGGTCTATGCGCTGGTGAACAACGCGGGAACGGGGCTGGCCCACGGCGTCTCGCCCTCGGTCGTCGTGGAGACGAATCTCTACGGCCCGAAGCGGATGGTGGAGGCGATGCTGGGTGCGGGCCTGATCTCCGACCGGATCGTCAACGTCGGATCGGGGTCGGGGCCGGGCTACGTGCGCCGCTGCCCGAGCGAGGTCCAGCCCGCGCTCTGCACCCTTCCGGCGGACTGGGCCGCGATCGAGGCGCTGCTCGAGCCCTCGCCGGACGGGCGTTCGGGCTTCGGCTCGGAGGCGGATGCGAACGGAGGCTATGGGATCTCGAAGGCGCTGCTCTCCCTCTACTCGCTTCTGCTGGCTCGGGCGCATCCGGACCTGGTCGTGAGCTGCTGCAGTCCCGGCTGGATCCGCACGCGGATCGTCGGTCACGAGGGCCCCTCGAAGGGCCCCGAAGAGGGAACCGCCGCGATCAAGCAATGCCTCTTCGGCTCACTCGAAGCGAGCGGCTGGTACTACGGGAGCGACGGCCTCCGCAGCCCCTACCACTACATGCGGAACCCGGGCGAGCCCGAGTGGGACGGCAACGGACCGGGCGCCTAG